In Bosea vestrisii, the following are encoded in one genomic region:
- a CDS encoding ABC transporter permease: MADLSLTGGQGAIDPAWLKLRRSQTTGAIDKPRRRRKLGPGRPIPYGAALGPALLLILWSVGSATGIIDDRILSAPWTVATTGWELIQDGRLQENLWTSFQRSFWGLFWGIVAGASLGVIAGLSRIGEYLVDGPIQIKRAIPALALIPLLMLWFGIGEGMKVLTIALITFAPIYIQTHDGLRSTDARFIELAETLDLSNAQFLRHVVLPAALPGFLLGLRFGVTYSWLALVVVEQVNATSGLGYMINLARTYGQTEVIILCLAVYAALGLSSDWLVRFITRKALPWRKILAD, encoded by the coding sequence ATGGCCGATCTCTCGCTCACCGGCGGACAGGGCGCCATCGACCCCGCCTGGCTCAAGCTGCGCCGCAGCCAAACGACCGGCGCAATCGACAAGCCCCGCCGCCGGCGCAAGCTCGGCCCTGGCCGGCCGATCCCCTATGGCGCCGCGCTCGGGCCGGCCCTGCTGCTGATCCTCTGGAGCGTCGGCTCAGCGACCGGCATCATCGACGACCGCATCCTCTCCGCGCCTTGGACGGTAGCGACGACCGGCTGGGAGCTGATCCAGGACGGGCGCCTGCAGGAGAACCTCTGGACCTCGTTCCAGCGCTCCTTCTGGGGCCTGTTCTGGGGCATCGTCGCCGGTGCCTCGCTCGGTGTCATCGCCGGCCTCAGCCGCATCGGCGAATACCTCGTCGACGGGCCGATCCAGATCAAGCGCGCCATTCCGGCGCTGGCGCTGATCCCGCTGCTGATGCTCTGGTTCGGCATCGGCGAGGGCATGAAGGTCCTGACGATCGCGCTGATCACCTTCGCGCCGATCTACATCCAGACCCATGACGGGCTGCGCTCGACCGATGCCCGCTTCATCGAGCTCGCCGAGACGCTCGACCTCAGCAATGCGCAGTTCCTGCGCCATGTCGTGCTGCCGGCGGCGCTGCCCGGCTTCCTGCTCGGCCTGCGCTTCGGCGTCACCTATTCCTGGCTGGCGCTGGTCGTGGTCGAGCAGGTCAATGCCACCAGCGGCCTCGGCTACATGATCAACCTCGCCCGTACCTACGGCCAGACCGAGGTCATCATCCTGTGCCTCGCCGTCTATGCCGCGCTCGGCCTGAGCTCGGACTGGCTCGTCCGCTTCATCACCCGAAAGGCTCTGCCATGGCGCAAGATTCTGGCCGACTGA
- the cmk gene encoding (d)CMP kinase, with protein sequence MVIAVDGPAASGKGTLARRLAAHYALPYLDTGLLYRMVARAMLDAGESLNDIDAAAATAAGFDDSAIDEARLRGREIGEAASVVAAIPAVRRALIDRQRRFAAAGAGAVLDGRDIGTVICPDATVKLFVTATPEVRAARRHKELAGRGEAATLDGILVDIRRRDARDSGRGDAPLKAADDAVLLDTSALGVEEAFQAAIAIVESRSRG encoded by the coding sequence CTGGTCATCGCCGTCGACGGGCCGGCCGCCTCCGGCAAGGGTACATTGGCGCGCCGGCTCGCAGCCCACTACGCCCTGCCCTATCTCGATACCGGCCTGCTCTACCGCATGGTCGCCCGCGCCATGCTCGATGCCGGAGAGTCGCTCAACGACATCGATGCCGCCGCCGCCACCGCAGCAGGCTTCGACGACAGCGCGATCGACGAAGCCCGGCTGCGCGGCCGTGAGATCGGCGAGGCGGCCTCGGTCGTGGCGGCGATTCCGGCGGTCCGGCGTGCCCTGATCGACCGGCAGCGCCGCTTTGCTGCGGCGGGCGCGGGGGCCGTACTCGACGGGCGCGACATCGGCACGGTGATCTGCCCGGACGCGACGGTGAAGCTCTTCGTCACCGCGACCCCGGAGGTCCGCGCCGCGCGTCGGCACAAGGAATTGGCCGGGCGCGGGGAGGCCGCGACACTCGACGGCATCCTGGTGGACATCCGCCGCCGCGACGCCAGGGATTCAGGCCGCGGCGATGCGCCGCTAAAAGCGGCGGACGATGCCGTCCTGCTCGACACCTCCGCGCTCGGCGTGGAGGAGGCCTTCCAGGCGGCGATCGCGATCGTGGAAAGCCGCAGCCGGGGCTAG
- a CDS encoding TIGR02300 family protein, translating to MAKPELGTKRVCPVTGRKFYDLDKDPIVSPYTGQSYPRSLFEPQGKAAAVVAPKPADDEEEVDAADGAVELVSLDDADAEAAEKEPVVTSDDDIEIEDDGAADSDDTFLEEDEEGDDDVADLIDSDIEGDEDV from the coding sequence GTGGCGAAACCGGAACTTGGCACCAAGCGCGTCTGCCCGGTCACGGGGCGCAAATTCTACGATCTCGACAAGGATCCGATCGTCTCGCCCTATACCGGCCAATCCTATCCGCGCTCGCTGTTCGAGCCGCAAGGCAAAGCGGCGGCGGTGGTCGCGCCCAAGCCGGCCGATGACGAGGAAGAGGTGGATGCCGCTGACGGCGCGGTCGAGCTCGTCTCGCTCGACGATGCCGACGCGGAAGCCGCCGAGAAGGAGCCGGTGGTCACCAGCGACGACGATATCGAGATTGAGGATGACGGCGCCGCCGATAGCGACGACACTTTCCTGGAAGAGGACGAGGAAGGCGACGACGACGTCGCGGACCTGATCGATAGCGACATCGAGGGCGACGAGGACGTCTGA
- a CDS encoding ABC transporter ATP-binding protein, protein MAQDSGRLTQPPVVEVRSLTRRYGERTIIDGVDLDIGRGEFVALLGRSGSGKSTFLRALAGLDHGVPGSGRLGTPDAVSVVFQDARLLPWKKVVDNVTLGLRGETPRERALHALAEVELTARAQAWPTQLSGGEQQRAALARSLVREPELLLLDEPFGALDALTRLRMQALLLDLCARHRPAVLLVTHDVDEAIHLAQRVLVLDEGRFVVDLNVDLPAEAGARQRRFAEVRSQLLSSLGVTGEELRRVA, encoded by the coding sequence ATGGCGCAAGATTCTGGCCGACTGACCCAGCCGCCTGTCGTCGAAGTCCGCAGCCTCACCCGCCGCTATGGCGAGCGCACCATCATCGACGGGGTCGATCTCGACATCGGCCGCGGCGAGTTCGTCGCGTTGCTCGGTCGCTCGGGCTCGGGCAAGAGCACCTTCCTGCGCGCCCTCGCCGGGCTCGACCATGGCGTGCCCGGCTCCGGCCGGCTGGGAACGCCAGATGCCGTCTCGGTCGTCTTCCAGGATGCGCGCCTGCTGCCCTGGAAGAAGGTCGTCGACAATGTAACGCTCGGGCTGAGGGGTGAAACGCCGCGCGAACGCGCTCTGCACGCCCTCGCCGAGGTCGAGCTGACGGCGCGGGCGCAGGCCTGGCCGACGCAGCTCTCCGGCGGTGAGCAGCAGCGCGCCGCCCTCGCACGCTCACTGGTGCGCGAGCCCGAGCTGCTGCTGCTCGACGAGCCCTTCGGCGCGCTCGATGCACTGACCCGGCTGCGCATGCAGGCGCTGCTGCTCGATCTCTGCGCCCGCCATCGCCCGGCGGTGCTGCTCGTCACCCATGATGTGGACGAGGCGATCCACCTCGCCCAGCGCGTGCTGGTGCTCGACGAAGGGCGCTTCGTCGTCGATCTTAATGTCGATCTGCCGGCCGAGGCCGGAGCGCGGCAGAGGCGCTTCGCCGAAGTGCGCAGCCAGTTGCTGAGCAGCCTCGGCGTCACCGGGGAGGAGCTGCGCCGCGTCGCCTGA
- a CDS encoding LLM class flavin-dependent oxidoreductase, which yields MSSAGRQLTLNLFIYPGGHHEAAWRYKDSEPARVLDIRYYQELAQKAEAAKFDAIFFADGPSLPENVRYSSRVRFEPITWLTAIAAATEKIGLIGTASTTYNEPYNLARLFASLDHISGGRAGWNIVTTSDAGAAHNFGLPEHPPHGERYEKAREFLDVVTKLWDSWEDDALVADPQSGVFADADKVHRIDHVGKHYRVRGPLNVSRSPQGRPVYVQAGSSEDGRSFAAQFAEAIFTAHQTLGSAQEFYSDIKARAAALGRRPDHLRILPGISPFLGSTQAEAGRLEEEINELIQPAASLDQLKRMIGVDLSGYDLDGPVPRHIIDTDGPKGLASRFQLVVDIVDRENPTIRQLIRRLAGARGHRVVVGTPEHVANEIQSWFERGAADGFNVMPPYLTGGFDHFVAEVVPILRQRGLFRQEYSGATLRDHYGLPRPDSFFAAEQRKSA from the coding sequence ATGTCCAGTGCTGGCCGCCAGCTCACGCTCAATCTGTTCATTTATCCTGGCGGCCATCACGAGGCTGCCTGGCGCTACAAGGACTCCGAGCCGGCGCGGGTGCTCGACATCCGCTACTATCAGGAGCTGGCGCAGAAGGCCGAGGCGGCGAAGTTCGACGCGATCTTCTTCGCCGATGGGCCGTCGCTGCCGGAGAACGTCCGCTACTCTTCGCGCGTTCGGTTCGAGCCGATCACCTGGCTGACCGCAATCGCCGCCGCAACCGAGAAGATCGGCCTGATCGGCACGGCATCGACGACCTATAACGAGCCTTACAACCTCGCCCGGCTGTTTGCCTCGCTCGACCATATCAGCGGCGGCCGGGCCGGCTGGAACATCGTCACCACCAGCGATGCCGGGGCCGCCCATAATTTCGGCCTGCCGGAGCATCCGCCGCATGGTGAGCGCTATGAGAAGGCGCGTGAGTTCCTCGACGTCGTCACCAAGCTCTGGGACAGCTGGGAGGACGACGCCCTCGTCGCCGATCCGCAGAGCGGCGTCTTCGCCGATGCCGACAAGGTCCACCGCATCGACCATGTCGGCAAGCATTACCGGGTGCGCGGGCCGCTCAACGTCTCGCGCTCGCCTCAGGGGCGGCCGGTCTACGTCCAGGCCGGCTCCTCCGAGGACGGTCGCTCCTTCGCCGCCCAGTTCGCCGAGGCGATCTTCACGGCGCACCAGACGCTGGGAAGCGCGCAGGAGTTCTATTCCGACATCAAGGCCCGCGCCGCCGCTCTCGGCCGTCGGCCGGATCATTTGCGCATCCTGCCGGGGATCAGCCCCTTCCTTGGTTCGACGCAGGCGGAAGCCGGCCGGCTCGAGGAGGAAATCAACGAGCTGATCCAGCCTGCCGCGTCGCTCGACCAGCTCAAGCGCATGATCGGTGTCGACCTCAGCGGTTACGATCTCGACGGCCCCGTGCCGCGCCACATCATCGACACCGACGGGCCGAAGGGGCTGGCGAGCCGCTTTCAGCTCGTCGTCGACATCGTCGACCGCGAGAACCCGACGATCCGCCAGCTGATCCGGCGCCTCGCCGGAGCGCGTGGGCATCGCGTCGTCGTCGGCACGCCGGAGCATGTCGCGAACGAGATCCAGAGCTGGTTCGAGCGGGGCGCGGCCGACGGCTTCAACGTCATGCCGCCTTACCTGACCGGCGGCTTTGACCACTTCGTCGCCGAGGTGGTGCCGATCCTGCGCCAGCGCGGCCTGTTCCGGCAGGAGTATTCCGGCGCGACGCTGCGCGACCATTACGGGCTGCCGCGGCCGGATAGCTTCTTCGCCGCAGAGCAGCGCAAGAGCGCCTGA
- a CDS encoding DUF1194 domain-containing protein, which produces MRRWLFGLFCLAAAGLWPALALNAQQAAAPSEEVDVALVLAVDVSYSMDLDELALQRNGYIEAFRSKLLHEAIAKGAIGKIAVTYFEWAGGDFQHIVKPWTVIESPQSAIAFAEELGEAPTRRGRRTSISGAIDLAVSLLETSNVAAMRRVIDISGDGANNDGRPVTQARDAARDKGIAINGLPVMLKQASYFDIDNLDVYYEECVITGIGAFVIPIRERKQFADATRTKLVREIAERPASGSEALVQKAQQAPAARLSCLQGERQWRDRMGN; this is translated from the coding sequence ATGCGGCGCTGGCTGTTCGGTCTCTTTTGTCTTGCGGCAGCCGGGCTCTGGCCGGCGTTGGCGCTCAATGCCCAACAAGCGGCCGCGCCATCCGAGGAAGTCGACGTCGCGCTGGTGCTGGCGGTCGACGTCTCCTACTCGATGGATCTCGACGAGCTCGCCTTGCAGCGCAACGGCTACATCGAGGCCTTCCGCTCGAAGCTGCTGCATGAGGCGATCGCCAAGGGCGCGATCGGCAAGATCGCCGTCACCTATTTCGAGTGGGCGGGCGGCGACTTCCAGCACATCGTCAAGCCCTGGACCGTGATCGAGAGCCCGCAATCGGCGATCGCGTTCGCCGAGGAGCTCGGTGAGGCGCCGACGCGGCGCGGCCGGCGCACCTCGATCTCCGGCGCGATCGATCTCGCCGTCTCGCTGCTCGAGACGAGCAATGTCGCGGCGATGCGCCGCGTCATCGACATCTCTGGCGACGGCGCCAACAATGACGGACGGCCGGTGACGCAGGCGCGCGACGCCGCCCGCGACAAGGGCATCGCCATCAACGGCCTGCCGGTGATGCTGAAGCAGGCGAGCTATTTCGACATCGACAACCTCGACGTCTACTACGAGGAGTGCGTCATCACCGGCATCGGCGCCTTCGTCATCCCGATCCGCGAACGCAAGCAGTTCGCCGATGCGACCCGGACCAAGCTGGTGCGCGAGATCGCGGAGAGACCGGCCTCGGGCTCTGAAGCCCTTGTCCAGAAGGCGCAGCAAGCGCCGGCAGCGCGCCTCTCCTGCCTGCAGGGCGAACGGCAATGGCGCGACCGGATGGGGAACTGA
- a CDS encoding ABC transporter substrate-binding protein produces MKLIYALPLAAALLAGPAAAQKLPETAAIPERVPSGTTLVIGDPQTRVALTLSGELAKLPFKVEWANISGGPQTIEAFRAKALDIGSVADIPPIHAQWTGLEVRIVAAKFRRDPVGHPIYVIATAPGSGITKLEDVKGRKIAFSPGQAQGALVLRVLKKLNLRHDEVQLVELPSVGDAYVNALASKLVDAAPIAEANKQRFVQNYERDGARALPHGLRDDPAYLYVVKASLEDPGKAAAIRAYVQAWGRATKWVETHPEEWIKGYYVKDQGLKADSGRFLVESNGDPDVPLDWSGAIERQQETIDLLAAELKKPVLRAAALFDRRFEQVAGAAYQGE; encoded by the coding sequence ATGAAATTGATCTACGCCCTGCCGCTCGCCGCCGCGCTGCTCGCCGGCCCTGCCGCAGCCCAGAAGCTGCCGGAGACCGCAGCGATCCCCGAGCGGGTTCCGTCGGGGACGACACTGGTGATCGGCGATCCGCAGACCAGGGTTGCACTCACCTTGTCGGGAGAGCTCGCCAAGCTGCCGTTCAAGGTCGAATGGGCCAACATCTCCGGCGGCCCGCAGACGATCGAGGCCTTCCGGGCCAAGGCGCTGGATATCGGCTCCGTCGCCGACATTCCGCCGATCCATGCGCAATGGACCGGGCTCGAGGTCAGGATCGTCGCTGCCAAGTTCCGGCGCGACCCGGTCGGCCATCCGATCTACGTGATCGCCACCGCTCCGGGCTCCGGCATCACCAAGCTCGAGGACGTCAAGGGCCGCAAGATCGCCTTCAGCCCCGGCCAGGCGCAGGGCGCGCTCGTCCTGCGCGTGCTGAAGAAGCTGAACCTCAGGCATGACGAGGTCCAGCTCGTCGAACTGCCGAGTGTCGGCGACGCCTATGTCAACGCGCTGGCGAGCAAGCTCGTCGACGCAGCGCCGATCGCAGAGGCGAACAAGCAGCGCTTCGTCCAGAATTACGAGCGCGACGGCGCCAGGGCGCTGCCGCACGGCCTACGCGACGATCCCGCCTATCTCTACGTGGTGAAGGCCTCTCTGGAGGACCCCGGCAAGGCGGCGGCGATCCGTGCCTATGTCCAGGCTTGGGGCCGCGCCACGAAATGGGTCGAGACCCATCCCGAAGAGTGGATCAAGGGCTACTACGTCAAGGATCAGGGCCTGAAGGCCGATTCCGGTCGCTTCCTGGTCGAATCGAACGGCGATCCCGATGTGCCACTCGACTGGAGCGGGGCGATCGAACGCCAGCAGGAAACCATCGATCTCCTCGCCGCCGAGCTGAAGAAGCCGGTGCTCAGGGCGGCGGCGCTGTTCGACCGGCGCTTCGAGCAGGTCGCCGGCGCAGCCTATCAGGGAGAATGA
- a CDS encoding multidrug effflux MFS transporter has translation MPLRPDTLAMTAVLAMLTALGPLSTDFYLPSLPEIARVMGTDFAGAQATLSAFLFGYAAGQIIWGPLSDRLGRRPVLMIGLGLFIATTLACAFAPSIEALIGARFAQALGASGPIVLGRAMVRDLYEGPRAGRELASMGMIMGLVPAIAPVIGGVLQNAFGWRSTFLASLVFALAMLAIIVTIMPETLRQRSPDGLSPLAIIRGYRLLLRNRAYRVYVGLTALAYAGLFAFISGSSFVLMGVYGLSAPAYGLSFGCAVLGFILGTIIAQRLVGRRGLDGVIALGVACLAAGGLAMLVCVATGFGGPFGVIGPMALYACGIGLTMPQAQAAAMMPFPERAGAASSLTGLCQMLFAACVGLLVGHLLKGSALPLPVVMSVIGVATLILFHASAGIRAGKT, from the coding sequence ATGCCCTTGCGCCCCGACACGCTGGCGATGACCGCCGTCCTCGCCATGCTGACGGCGCTCGGCCCGCTCTCGACCGATTTCTACCTGCCCTCGCTGCCCGAGATCGCGCGGGTGATGGGGACCGATTTCGCAGGCGCACAGGCGACGCTCTCGGCCTTCCTGTTCGGCTATGCCGCGGGCCAGATCATCTGGGGGCCGCTCTCCGACCGGCTCGGCCGCCGGCCGGTACTGATGATCGGCCTTGGCCTGTTCATCGCGACGACGCTCGCCTGCGCCTTCGCGCCATCGATCGAGGCGCTCATCGGCGCCCGCTTCGCCCAGGCGCTCGGTGCGTCCGGCCCGATCGTGCTCGGCCGGGCCATGGTCCGCGATCTCTATGAAGGGCCGCGCGCCGGCCGCGAGCTCGCCAGCATGGGCATGATCATGGGCCTCGTCCCGGCGATCGCCCCTGTGATCGGCGGCGTGCTGCAGAACGCCTTCGGCTGGCGCTCGACCTTCCTCGCCTCGCTCGTCTTCGCGCTGGCCATGCTCGCCATCATCGTGACGATCATGCCGGAGACGCTGCGCCAGCGCTCTCCGGACGGCCTCTCCCCGCTCGCGATCATCCGCGGTTACAGGCTCCTGCTGCGGAACCGGGCCTACCGGGTCTATGTCGGCCTGACCGCGCTCGCCTATGCCGGGCTCTTCGCCTTCATCTCCGGGTCCTCCTTCGTGCTGATGGGCGTCTACGGTCTCTCGGCGCCGGCCTACGGCCTCTCCTTCGGTTGTGCCGTACTCGGCTTCATCCTCGGCACGATCATCGCGCAGCGCCTGGTCGGGCGGCGCGGTCTCGATGGCGTGATCGCCCTCGGCGTTGCCTGCCTCGCCGCGGGCGGGCTCGCCATGCTGGTTTGCGTTGCGACCGGTTTCGGCGGGCCGTTCGGCGTCATCGGCCCGATGGCGCTCTATGCCTGCGGCATCGGCCTGACCATGCCGCAGGCCCAGGCTGCGGCGATGATGCCCTTCCCCGAGCGGGCCGGTGCGGCCTCGTCCCTGACCGGTCTTTGCCAGATGCTGTTCGCAGCCTGCGTCGGCCTGCTCGTCGGCCATCTGCTGAAAGGCAGCGCGCTGCCCTTGCCCGTCGTGATGTCGGTGATCGGTGTGGCGACGCTCATCCTCTTCCACGCCAGCGCCGGGATCCGAGCCGGCAAGACCTGA